From the genome of Corallococcus macrosporus DSM 14697:
GGGTGGCCCCCCACCTCCACCAGGGGGAGGGCCAGGTAGATGGCGATGAGGACCGCGAAGCCCACCCGCCGCCGGGTGATGAACCGGCCGCGCACATCCGCCGGGTGGAGCGCCAGCCGCGAGCCATCCGCGCGGATGGAGGAGAGCTGGTCGATGCGCGGGCCATCCCGCTGCGGTGCCGCCGACATGGGAGCGTCCTCTCCGTGGGCTACGGCTGCTCGGCCTCGCCCTGCGGCTCCTTGCCGCCGGGCGCGTGGGTGCCCTTGAGCGTGAGCAGGTAGGCGGTGACGGCCTTCACGCGCTCGGCGCCCAGGGTGCGCTCCCACGCGGGCATGCCCTTGGCCACCACGCCGTCCGCCACGACCTTGTGGATGGCCATGGGCCCGCCGCCGTGCATCCAGTACGCGTCCGTCAGGTTGGGGCCGATGAGCCCCTGTCCCTGCGCGCCGTGACAGGCCGCGCAGTTCGCCTGGAACACCTGCTTGCCGCTGTCCACGGAGGCCGGGTCCTTGGCCAGCGCGAGCAGCATGTCGTCGGACGCGGGCTTGTTGCCGGACGCGCGCTTCGCCACCTCCGCGGACTCGGCGGCGTACTCCCCGAGCTGCCCCGGCCCCGCCTCCGCGATGTGGTACCAGAACCAGTAGCCCGCGCTGAAGACGATGGACGTCCAGAGGATGAACAGCCACCAGTTGGGCAGGTGGTTGTCGTGCTCCTCGATGCCGTCATAGACGGAGTGCACCAGCGGCTTGTCGCTACTCATGGCCGCCCTCCCCCCGTTCGCTCAAGGGCATCCGCGCGAGCGCGTCGAAGTCCCCGCTGCGCCGCGCCAGGAACACCCAGGCGACGACGCCGAAGAACACCGCGATGAACAGGACCAACGCGAAGAGGGGCAGCTCGGTGAGCGACATCCCTTGGTAGAATTGCTTGTACATCAGCGGACCTCCTCACTGGCGATGGTGGCGGCGGGCAGGCGGTCCGGCCGCGGCGCGGGCGCCTTCTCCGGCGGCGCGGGCAAATCCTGAGGCCCGCGCCCCAGGCGCTGGAGGTAGGCGATGATGGCCACCATCTCCGAGTCCCACGCCACCTGGACGCCCTGCCCCGCCAGGTCCGCGGTGATGCCCTCCGCCTGCGCCTTCTGCCGCGCCTCGGCGCCGTCCACGTCCGCGTTGCTGTACGGCACGCCCAGCCGCTGCATCAGCGCCAGCTTCTTCGGCGCGTCCTTCACGGCGATGCGCTGCTCGGCCAGCCACGGGTACGGCGGCATGTTGGAGCCGGGGCTCGTCGCCCGAGGGTCCATCATGTGCGTGTAGTGCCAGAGGTTCGGGTACTTGCCGCCCAGGCGGTGCAGGTCCGGACCGGTGCGCTTGCTGCCCCACTGGAAGGGGTGGTCGTAGATGAACTCCTCCGCGCGGGACACGTCGCCGTAGCGCTGCGTCTCCGCCACGAAGGGCCGAATCATCTGCGAGTGGCAGGTGTAGCAGCCCTCACGGACGTAGAGGTCGCGGCCCTGGAGCTCCAGCGGCGAGTACGGCTCCTGCGCCTGGCCATGCGCCGGCACCGCCTGCTTCAGCATGATGGTGGGCAGCAGCTCCGCCACGCCGCCAATCAGGATGGCGATGAGCGTGAGCACCGTGAAGGCCAGCGGCCTGCCCTCGATGAGGCCGAACCACGACGGGCGGCCGGCTTCACGGTCCCTGCGGGTGACAATCCAGGCGAACTCGCCCAGCGCGATGATGGCGCCCAGCAGCACCACCGCGCGCACCGGCTTCGCCCACCCGAGGAACATCGTCACGGTGAGGATGGCGATGGCGAACACCAGCGGCCGGCCCGTCATCACCTGCACCCAGGCGGGCGTCGGGGCCTTGGCGGGCGCGAGCGCTTCGGCTGACACGGGAGGGTCCACGACGACGGTGGTCTCCCCGTCCACGGCCCTGCCGGCGCGGGCCGTCTTCCACAGGTTCCACGCCATCATGATGAAGCCCACCAGGTACATGGACCCGCCGACGAAGCGGACGATGTACATGGGCCGGATGGCCAGCAGCGTCTCCACGAAGTTCGGGTAGAGCAGCGTGCCGTCAGCGTTCGCCGCCTGCCACATGAGGCCCTGCGTGACGCCGCTGATCCACATCGACACCATGTAGAGGAGGATGCCCACCGTCCCGAGCCAGAAGTGCGCGTCCGCCGCCTTGGGCGAGTGCAGCTTCGTGCCGTACAGCCTGGGCACCAGCCAGTAGAACATGCCGGCCGCCATGAAGCCGTTCCAGCCCAGCGCGCCGCTGTGGACGTGGCCGACAATCCAGTCCGTGTAATGCGCCAGCGCGCTCACCGACTTGATGGACAGCAGCGGCCCCTCGAAGGTGGCCATGCCGTAGAAGGTGACGCCGGCGATGAGGAACTTGAGGACGGGGTCCTCGCGCAGCTTGTACCAGGCGCCCTTCAGCGTGAGCAGGCCGTTGAGCATGCCGCCCCACGACGGCGCCCACAGCATGACGCTGAAGATCATGCCCAGCGACTGCGCCCAGTCCGGCAGCGCCGTGTAGAGCAGGTGGTGCGGACCGGCCCAGATGTAGATGAAGACCAGGGCCCAGAAGTGGATGATGGACAGCCGGTACGAGTACACCGGCCGCTCCGCCGCCTTGGGCAGGAAGTAATACATGATGCCCAGGATGGGCGTGGTGAGGAAGAAGGCGACGGCGTTGTGGCCGTACCACCACTGCACCAGCGCGTCCTGGACGCCCGCGTAGACGGAGTAGCTCTTCAGCCCCGACAGCGGCAGCGCCAGGCTGTTGACGATGTGCAGCACCGCCACCGTGACGATGGTGGCGATGTAGAACCAGATGGCGACGTAGAGGTTCTTCTCGTGGCGCCTGGCCAGCGTCCAGAAGAAGTTGATGGCGAAGACGACCCAGATGACGGCGATGGCCACGTCAATGGGCCACTCCAGCTCCGCGTACTCCTTGGACGTGGTGATGCCCAGGGGCAGTGAAATCGCCGCCGCGACGATGATGAGCTGCCAGCCCCAGAAGTGGATTTTCGAGAGCAGGTCCGACGCCATGCGCGTCTTCAGCAGACGCTGCGTGGAGTAGTAGATGCCCGCGAACATCATGTTGCCCACGAAGGCGAAGATGACCGCGTTCGTGTGCAGCGGGCGCAGGCGGGAGTACGTCGTATAGGGGATGCCCAGGTTCGCCTGCCACCAGGCGAGCTGACTGGCCGCCAGCGCCCCTACCGCCATGCCCACGATGCCGAACAGCACCGACGCGAGGATGAAGCGCCGGACCGTGGTGTCGTCATAGATGATTCGTTGCTGATGCACGGCTTCACTCCTGGGAAGCGGAGGGCGGAGGCTCGGGGGCGCGCGGCGCCGGGGCGGCGCTGTCGTCTTCAAGCGGAAAGAGGGAGAGCCGGTCGGCGTGCTCGTGGTCGCGGTGGCGCACGCTGTAGACGAACAGCAGCACCGAGCTGGCGACGAGCATCAGGCTCACGAAGACCTGGAGGACGAGGACGTTCATGCCGGCACCTCCCGCAGCGGCGGTGTGGGCGTGGCGGCTGCGGCGCGCTCGCGTGAAGCGGACAGCCACCACACCGTGAAGAGCACGGTGGCCAGGCTGGTGGCGGGCATGGCCACGGCGGCGCGCAGCGGCGTCATCCACCCGGACAGGCACACGGAGACGGCCACCACGTTGTAGCCCACCGCCAGGGCCAGCAGCCGGCGCACCACCCGCCGCAGCCGCGCCGACAGCCGCAGGGCCTCGCGGATGGCGCCCAGGCCCTCGCCCAGGAGGAAGAAGTCGCTCTTGCCCGGCATCACCGGCCGGTCGATGGCGGGCGTGCCCGCGCAGAGCGCCCGCTCGAAGGCGAGGCTGTCGTTGACGCCGTCGCCCAGGTACAGCGTGTCCGCCGCGTCCAGCTTCGCGACAGCCTCGGCCTTGTCCTCGGGACGCAGGCCGCCCAGGGCGTGCCCGGCGGGGATGCCCAGCGCGGCGGCCAGGGCCTCCACGCGCGTCGGCAGGTCCCCGGAGATGAGCCACACCTCGCGCCCTTCGCCCTGGAGCGCGTGGACCTCGCGGCGCGCGTCGGGCCGCACCGACTCCTGGAGCTGGAAGAAGGCCACCGGCACGCCGTCCCGCGTGAGCACCGGACCCGCCGCGAGCCCCGCGCCGGAGAGGAGGACCTCCACGCGCGCCGGGGCTTTCGGGAGTCGGCCCTCGGCCGCGAATGGCCGGTCCGGCGCATGGACCTGCGGCTCCGCCACCCGCGCCTCCGTGGCCCAGTCCGCGCGGCCCAGCCGCCACCGGACACCCTCGCGAACCATCTCCAGCCCCTGGCCGGCCCGCTCCGCCACCCGCGCCTCGGGGTTGAAGCGCGCGCCCCCCCGGGCCAGCGCGGCGGCCAGACACCGGCTGGCGGGATGGTTGCTGCGCGACACCAGGTCGAACGCGACGTCGCGCGTCGCGGGCGTCAAGCCCGTCACGGCGGCGCGGTCCACCAACTCCAGGCGCCCCAGCGTCAGCGTCCCCGTCTTGTCGAAGAGCACCTTGCGCACGCGGGGCAGCCGGTCCAGCAGGTCCGTGCTCCGGATGAAGAAGCCGCCACGGCGCAGGCGCGCCTGGACCAGCTCGTAGGCCAGCGGCGTGGCGATGCCGATGGCGCACGGGCACGTCACCACCAGCAGCGCGACCGCCACCTCCAGCGCCTTGTCCGGCCCGGCGGGCCACCACGACGCGAGCCCCAGCGCGGAGACGAAGAGCACCGTCGCCACCCAGCGCCGCGACACGCGGTCCCAGAAGCGGGTGTGCAGCGCGGGGCCGCCCGCATCGGCGGGAGCGCGACGGAGCAGCGCCACCAGCGGCGAGTCCGTGAAGGCCTGCTTCGCCTGGACGCGCACCGCCTCGCGCCCGGCGTTGAACGCGCCCGCGGGCAGCGCCTCGCCCTGCCCCACCGCGCGCTCGCCGGGCTCGCCCGTCATCCAATCCGTGGACACCCGCGCGCCCGAATCGAGCAGCGCCGCGTCCACGGGCACCAGGTCTCCCGGCGCAATCACCAGCACGTCGCCGTCGGCCACCTCGGCGGCGCGCACGGTGGCGAGCCGGGTGCCCTCCTCCCTGCGCACGAAGAGCCCTTCCGCGCCGTCGTCATCCAGCAGGAAGCGCCGGTTGCGCTCCAGCACGCGCTGCTGGAGCCACCGCCCCACCAGCATCAGCGTGACGAAGGTGTTGAGCGTGTCGAAGTACGCCAGGTCGCCGCGCCCGCCGCGCGCCTGCGCCAGCGACATGCCGAACACCAGCAGGATGCCCAGGGCGATGGGCAGGTCCAGGTGCAGCACGCCGCGCCGCAGTCCCTGGAGCGCCGCGCGGAAGAAGGGCCAGCCGCCCACCCCCACGACGGCGGACGACAGCCACAGGCTCAGCCGCGTGAAGAGGCGGAAGGCCTCACCGTCCTCCGGCGTGAGCCCCACGTAGAAGCTCACCGAGAACAGCATCACGTTCATCGACAGCGCGGCGCAGACGCCCAGGCGGATGGGCAGGTCCAGGCTCGCGCGCTCCGGGCGCTTGCGGCTGGGACCGAAGCGGTAGCCGAAGCCCTCCACGCCGCGCAGGAACTCCGCCACGTCGAAGGCGCCCCGCCGCCACTGCATCCGCACCTTGCCCAGGGCCGGGTCCACCGTCAGGCCCGCGCCGCCCGGCTGGCGGCGGAACAGCTCGTTCATCAACCACACGCATGCGGCGCAGTGGATGCCCTGCACGTCCAGCTCGAGCGCGCACAGCGGGCCAGGGATGGACTCGGCGCGGCTGATGAGCGGCTCCAGCCACGCGAACGCGCGTTCCTTGCGCGGCTCAGGGGCGGGCGCCGTCCTCCCTTGCGCGAGCTGGTAGTAGCGCGTGAGCCCCTGCTCCACGAGCAGCCCGTGCACGGCCTCGCACCCCACGCAGCAGAAGTCGCGCGCCGCGCTCCCGGGAGGGACGGGGCTGCCGCAGTGGAGACAGGTGGCCGGAGCAGGCTCCGAGGTCGTGGAGGCAGGCATTCACGGTGTCACCTTGCGAACGGCATGCCTGTTGCGAAGCACGCGTTCATGTCACCCGAACCGGCCGCGCTCGCCGCTGTGTTGCACAGCACCGCTCCCAACGTTGTCGCCGGCGCGCTGGGCGCGTTCGTGGTGGGCCTCACGGGGAGCTTGCATTGCCTCCTCATGTGCGGCCCGCTGGCCTGCGCGGGCCTCCCTGGCGCTCCAGGCCCGGAGCGGCGCGGGGCCGTCCTCGCCTACCAGGGCGCGCGCCTGGGCGCCTATGCCCTCGTGGGCGGCGCGCTGGGCCTGCTGGGCGGAGGCGTCACCCAGGCGCTGGCGGTCTCCACGCGCCCGTACCTGCCCTGGCTGATGGCGGTGGCGCTGGTCGCGTCCGCGCTGGAGCTGGGCAAGCGCCTGCGTCCGCTGCCGGGCATGGCGAACCTGGCGCGTCACGTGACGCGCTGGGGCGCAAAGTTTTCGTGGGCGGGCCGCGCGAGCGCAATGGGTGCGGTGACGCCGCTGCTGCCCTGCGGCGTCCTCTATGGCGTGTTCGCGGTGGCGCTGGCGAGCGGCTCGTTCAGCGGCGGCGCGCTGGTGCTCGCGGCGTTCGCGCTCGGCGGCCTGCCTGCCCTGCTGGGCGCCCAGCTTCAGGCCGCGCTGTGGAAGCACCGCCCGAAGTGGATGTCCCTGCTGCTCCAGCGGGCGGTGCCCCTGGCGGCGGCGGCGGTGCTCATCTACCGCGCCGTGGGCACCGGCAACGGAGGTCCGAGCTGCCACTGAGCAGTCGGGCCCACGTCGGGAGCCGGTGGGTGACACGCACGGTGCGCGCCGCCCGCGTCCCCTTTCTTCCCGGATGGGCCATGCCCAGATTCGACCGGGGGCTTGACCGAAGGCCCCGGGCCCACCGGTTGGGCGGGGAGACACACGCGGCCACCATGCAGCTCCGTCTTACACGCTTCGCTGAGCGGCTCAGCACGAGCTATTGGGTGGTCCCCGCGCTCTGCGTGGCCGCCGCCATCGGCCTGTCCCAGCTCGCCCAGGCGCTGGACGCCCGCCTGACGCAGCACGAGCATGACTGGTACCTCTTCCAAGGCGGCCCCGAGGGCGCCCGCTCCGTCCTCTCCGCCGTGGCGTCCTCGATGCTGACGTTCGCGGGCCTCGTCTTCTCCGTCACCATCCTGGTGCTCCAGCAGGCCAGCAACCAGTTCTCACCGCGCATCCTCCGCACGTTCCTCCGGGACCGGAAGAGCCAGATGGCGCTGGGCATCTTCACGGGCACCTTCGTCTATGCCCTGCTGGGGCTGCGCACCGTCCGGGGCACGTCGGAGAACCTGGACATCGAGAGCCATGTCCCGTCGCTCTCCGTCTGGCTCGCCGTGGTGCTCGCGCTGCTGTGCGTGGGCGCCTTCATCTTCTACATCCACCATGTGGCGCAATCCATCCGGGCCGTGGTCATCCTCTCTCGCATCCACGACGAGACGTGCGAGACGATGGAGCGCATGTATCCGGAGGGTGTCGGGCTCGACGCCGCGGAGACGTGTCAGGAGGGCGCCCCCCGCGGCGCGCCCTCGCTCGTCATCCCCCACGACGGCAGCTCCGGCGTGCTCCTCACCGTGGATGAGGACCAGTTGATGACCCACGCACGGCGCGCGGGCGTCACGCTCGCCGTCGTGCCCATGGTGGGTGACTTCGTGCCCCACGGGAGCGCGCTCTTCGAGGTCTGGGGAGAGGCCGGCTCGCTCGACGTCAAGGCCGTCCTGGGCGCGGTCGGGCTCGGTCGCGAGCGCACGCTCCAGCAGGACACCGCCTTCGGCTTCCGCCAGCTCATCGACGTGGCCGAGCGCGCCCTCTCCCCTGGCATCAACGACCCGTCCACGGCCGTCCAGGCCATCGACCAGCTCCATGACCTGCTGCGCCGGCTGGTCCTCCGGCGCTTCCCGAGCACGCATCGGCTGGACGACCAGGGGGCGCTGCGGCTGGTCTGCCCGCGCCCCGACTTCGACGACTACGTGCGGCTCTCCCTGGATGAGATTCGCGAGTACGGGGAGGAGTCCATCCAGGTGGCCCGCCGCCTGCGCTTCCTGCTGGAGGACCTGCTGCGGGTGGCGCCCGACTTCCGGCGCGGGGAGCTGGAGCGCCAGCGCTCGCTGCTCGACGCCACCGTCACCCGGGTGTTCGAGGATGCCAGGGTCGCGGCGGAGGCCCGGCGCGCGGGGCCCCAGGGCCACGGACCGCACTGAGCCGGGCCGCGGCGTCAGCGCAGCGCGGCCACGGCCTCGAGCGCCGAGGGCTCGCCCGCGACCAGCAGCGCATCGGACGGGGTGAGCAGCCGGTCCGGATCCGGCACGGGGAGCATGCGGTCCTGGAGCACGTCATGCACGGCGACGACGTGCACGCGGTAGCGCTGCGGCAGGGCGAGCACGCGCAGGCTCTTTCCGTACCAGGCCTCCGGCACCGGCATCTCCTGCAGCCCGAACTCCGTCCCCAACTGCACGTACTGCAGCAGCCGGCCGCTGGTGATGCGGCTGGCCAGGCCCAGGGCGCTCTCGCGCTCGGGGAAGATGCTCTCCGTGGCCCCCAGCGCGTTCGCGATGCGCGCGTGGTCATCCGAGCGGACCTTCACGTAGATGTCCTGGATGCCGGTGTCGCGCAGGGCGAGCAGCGCGAGGATGCTGGCCGAGAGGTCCTCGCCCGTGGAGACGATGGCCGCGTCCGCGCCGCGCGCCCCCACCTCCTCCAGGACCTGCCGCTGCGTGGCGTCTCCGACCATGGCCTTGGACACCCGCGAGCCCAGCGCATCGACCACCGCGGGGCGCGGGTCGATGGCGATGACGTCATGCCCCTGCTCATGCAGGCGCACGGCGAGGACCGAGCCGAAGTTGCCCAACCCCACCACGATGATGCGCTTCATCCCTGCTCCTTAACCAACGATGAGGTCCTCTTGCGCGGGGCGCACGTGCCGCAGGTGCGTCCGGGCGCGGAGGCTGAGGGCCGCGAAGAAGGACAGCGGCCCCAGCCGCCCCACGAACATCAGCGCGATGACCTGCAGCTTGCCCGCCACGGTCAGCGAGGGTGACACGTCCATGGTCAGCCCCACCGTGCAGAAGGCGCTGACCACCTCGAAGAAGACGGGCAGGAAGCTGGCGCGCGCGGCCTGCACGGACTCCGCCCCGCGGCCCTCGGTGAAGCTGAGCACGAAGACCGCGGCCGTCATCACCCCGAAGGCGATGAGGGCCAGCGACACGGTGCGCTCGATGGTGCCCTCCGGGATGGCGCGGCCGTGCAGCTCGGCGTGCCGGCGGCCCCGGATGCGCGTGAAGGCGAGCGCCGCCAGCACCGCCAGCGTCGTCGTCTTCAGCCCGCCCGCCGTGGAGCCAGGGCTGCCGCCCACCACCATGAGCAGGATGGTGAAGAAGCCGCTCGCGTTGCTCACCTCGGCGTAGCTCACGCTGTTGAAGCCCGCCGTGCGCGCCGTGGCGGACATGAACCAGGCGTTGGCCACCCGGTCCACGTAGCCCAGGTGCGCCAGCGTCCCGCGCCACTCGAAGAGCGCGAAGAGCACGGCCCCTCCCACCAGCAGCACGCCGGTGACGAGCAACGCCGCGAAGGTGTGCACGCTCATCCGCCGGGAGCGCTCGTCCCGGCTGCGCCACCAGCGCAGCGCCTCCTCGCTGGACAGGTAGCCCAGGCTGCCCAGGATGATGAGGAAGGAGAGGACCAGGAGCGAGAGGGGCGACTCGTCGAGCCCCACCAGCGAATCACTGAACGTCGAGAAGCCGGCGTTGCAGAAGGCGCTGACCGAGTGGAAGACGGCGTGCCAGGCCGCATCCTTCCAGCCGAAGCGCGGCAGCCACAGCAGCCACAGCAGCAGCGCCCCCAGCGCCTCCACCCACAGGGTGAAGCGCGCGACACGCAAGGTCAGGGACAGCACGTTCTCCCGATGCGTGTAGTCAATGGGGGCGCCGACGATGACCTCGCTGCGGAGCGACAGCCGGCGGCCCAGCGCGCCGATGACGAGCGTGGTGAGGGTGACGAGCCCCAGGCCGCCCAACTGGATGAAGACGAGCAGCCAGAGCTGCCCCCAGAGGGTGAGCGCCGTCGCGGTGTTCACCACCGAGAGGCCCGTCACACACACCGCGCTCGTCATGGTGAAGAGCGCGTCGAGGAACCCCAGCCGTGGGCCCGTGTACAGCCCCGGGAGCCAGAGCAGCCCCGCCGTCCCGACCGCGATGAGCGCCGCGAAGGAGAGCGCCAGCAACATCGCGGGTGAGATGGAGAACCAGCGCAGCCAGAGCCAACGAAAGGGAGATCGCAGGAAGGAGTCCACGGAGCAGGGGTGACCATCCACCAAGTCGGGGCGCCGCACCAGTTTCTACGGCGCGAACCCGGGCGGAAGTCGAGCGGGGACCGTCTCAACCGCCGCGCCGCTTCGGAGCGCGCCGCCCACCGGACGTGGACGGCTCCTTCGGCAGGTGCCGGAGCCCCATCCACCCGAGCGCCGCGACATGGCGCGCGACGTGGTCGATGGAGAAGGAGCGCCCGTCCTCGGCCCACCACTGCCCCACCTGCGTCACCATGCCCAGCAGCGCGTTCGCGTAGATGGGGGCGACCTTGGGGTTGTAGCCGGCGTGCTCGAACTCGACCTTGAAGATGTCCGCCACGCGCAGCGCCAGGTCGTCGATGACGCGCGTCAGGCCCCGGCGCCCCACCGTCAACGGGGAGTCGCGCGTCAGCACCGCGAAGCCCGCGGGCACCTCCTTGGCGTACGTCATGAAGGCCAGCACCGCGCGCTCGAACCGCTCGCGGGGCGTGCCCGTGGCGATACGCTCCGACACGCGCGACACCAGGTCATCCATCTCCCGGTCCACGATGGCCGCGTAGAGCCCCTCCTTCGCGCCGAAGTGCTCGTAGACGATGGGCTTCGACACGCCCGCCCGCTGCGCGACCTCCTCGATGGAGGTCGCTTCGTAGCCCTTCGCGGCGAACACCCCTCGCCCCACCTCCATCAACTGAACCCGGCGGTCAGCCCCCGACAGTCGCTTCTTCGTCGCCACGTTGACCTCGAACCTACTGGACAGTAACTTACCCGACCGGAACCTACCGACTCGTAACTCTCCGGTGGCGCTGGAGCCCCTCATGTATCCCGTCTCTCGTGGAGCCGTCTTGCCCGGCGCGGCCGAGCACCACATCCTCGCTGTCGCCGAAGCGCGGGGGCGACCGTGAGCGCCCAGCCCCTGGAGAAGCCGAAGCTGCGCGGCGTCCTGCACCAGT
Proteins encoded in this window:
- a CDS encoding c-type cytochrome; translated protein: MSSDKPLVHSVYDGIEEHDNHLPNWWLFILWTSIVFSAGYWFWYHIAEAGPGQLGEYAAESAEVAKRASGNKPASDDMLLALAKDPASVDSGKQVFQANCAACHGAQGQGLIGPNLTDAYWMHGGGPMAIHKVVADGVVAKGMPAWERTLGAERVKAVTAYLLTLKGTHAPGGKEPQGEAEQP
- a CDS encoding cbb3-type cytochrome oxidase subunit 3, with the translated sequence MYKQFYQGMSLTELPLFALVLFIAVFFGVVAWVFLARRSGDFDALARMPLSERGEGGHE
- the ccoN gene encoding cytochrome-c oxidase, cbb3-type subunit I; translated protein: MHQQRIIYDDTTVRRFILASVLFGIVGMAVGALAASQLAWWQANLGIPYTTYSRLRPLHTNAVIFAFVGNMMFAGIYYSTQRLLKTRMASDLLSKIHFWGWQLIIVAAAISLPLGITTSKEYAELEWPIDVAIAVIWVVFAINFFWTLARRHEKNLYVAIWFYIATIVTVAVLHIVNSLALPLSGLKSYSVYAGVQDALVQWWYGHNAVAFFLTTPILGIMYYFLPKAAERPVYSYRLSIIHFWALVFIYIWAGPHHLLYTALPDWAQSLGMIFSVMLWAPSWGGMLNGLLTLKGAWYKLREDPVLKFLIAGVTFYGMATFEGPLLSIKSVSALAHYTDWIVGHVHSGALGWNGFMAAGMFYWLVPRLYGTKLHSPKAADAHFWLGTVGILLYMVSMWISGVTQGLMWQAANADGTLLYPNFVETLLAIRPMYIVRFVGGSMYLVGFIMMAWNLWKTARAGRAVDGETTVVVDPPVSAEALAPAKAPTPAWVQVMTGRPLVFAIAILTVTMFLGWAKPVRAVVLLGAIIALGEFAWIVTRRDREAGRPSWFGLIEGRPLAFTVLTLIAILIGGVAELLPTIMLKQAVPAHGQAQEPYSPLELQGRDLYVREGCYTCHSQMIRPFVAETQRYGDVSRAEEFIYDHPFQWGSKRTGPDLHRLGGKYPNLWHYTHMMDPRATSPGSNMPPYPWLAEQRIAVKDAPKKLALMQRLGVPYSNADVDGAEARQKAQAEGITADLAGQGVQVAWDSEMVAIIAYLQRLGRGPQDLPAPPEKAPAPRPDRLPAATIASEEVR
- a CDS encoding heavy metal translocating P-type ATPase; translation: MPASTTSEPAPATCLHCGSPVPPGSAARDFCCVGCEAVHGLLVEQGLTRYYQLAQGRTAPAPEPRKERAFAWLEPLISRAESIPGPLCALELDVQGIHCAACVWLMNELFRRQPGGAGLTVDPALGKVRMQWRRGAFDVAEFLRGVEGFGYRFGPSRKRPERASLDLPIRLGVCAALSMNVMLFSVSFYVGLTPEDGEAFRLFTRLSLWLSSAVVGVGGWPFFRAALQGLRRGVLHLDLPIALGILLVFGMSLAQARGGRGDLAYFDTLNTFVTLMLVGRWLQQRVLERNRRFLLDDDGAEGLFVRREEGTRLATVRAAEVADGDVLVIAPGDLVPVDAALLDSGARVSTDWMTGEPGERAVGQGEALPAGAFNAGREAVRVQAKQAFTDSPLVALLRRAPADAGGPALHTRFWDRVSRRWVATVLFVSALGLASWWPAGPDKALEVAVALLVVTCPCAIGIATPLAYELVQARLRRGGFFIRSTDLLDRLPRVRKVLFDKTGTLTLGRLELVDRAAVTGLTPATRDVAFDLVSRSNHPASRCLAAALARGGARFNPEARVAERAGQGLEMVREGVRWRLGRADWATEARVAEPQVHAPDRPFAAEGRLPKAPARVEVLLSGAGLAAGPVLTRDGVPVAFFQLQESVRPDARREVHALQGEGREVWLISGDLPTRVEALAAALGIPAGHALGGLRPEDKAEAVAKLDAADTLYLGDGVNDSLAFERALCAGTPAIDRPVMPGKSDFFLLGEGLGAIREALRLSARLRRVVRRLLALAVGYNVVAVSVCLSGWMTPLRAAVAMPATSLATVLFTVWWLSASRERAAAATPTPPLREVPA
- a CDS encoding sulfite exporter TauE/SafE family protein codes for the protein MSPEPAALAAVLHSTAPNVVAGALGAFVVGLTGSLHCLLMCGPLACAGLPGAPGPERRGAVLAYQGARLGAYALVGGALGLLGGGVTQALAVSTRPYLPWLMAVALVASALELGKRLRPLPGMANLARHVTRWGAKFSWAGRASAMGAVTPLLPCGVLYGVFAVALASGSFSGGALVLAAFALGGLPALLGAQLQAALWKHRPKWMSLLLQRAVPLAAAAVLIYRAVGTGNGGPSCH
- a CDS encoding DUF2254 domain-containing protein; translation: MQLRLTRFAERLSTSYWVVPALCVAAAIGLSQLAQALDARLTQHEHDWYLFQGGPEGARSVLSAVASSMLTFAGLVFSVTILVLQQASNQFSPRILRTFLRDRKSQMALGIFTGTFVYALLGLRTVRGTSENLDIESHVPSLSVWLAVVLALLCVGAFIFYIHHVAQSIRAVVILSRIHDETCETMERMYPEGVGLDAAETCQEGAPRGAPSLVIPHDGSSGVLLTVDEDQLMTHARRAGVTLAVVPMVGDFVPHGSALFEVWGEAGSLDVKAVLGAVGLGRERTLQQDTAFGFRQLIDVAERALSPGINDPSTAVQAIDQLHDLLRRLVLRRFPSTHRLDDQGALRLVCPRPDFDDYVRLSLDEIREYGEESIQVARRLRFLLEDLLRVAPDFRRGELERQRSLLDATVTRVFEDARVAAEARRAGPQGHGPH
- a CDS encoding potassium channel family protein, translating into MKRIIVVGLGNFGSVLAVRLHEQGHDVIAIDPRPAVVDALGSRVSKAMVGDATQRQVLEEVGARGADAAIVSTGEDLSASILALLALRDTGIQDIYVKVRSDDHARIANALGATESIFPERESALGLASRITSGRLLQYVQLGTEFGLQEMPVPEAWYGKSLRVLALPQRYRVHVVAVHDVLQDRMLPVPDPDRLLTPSDALLVAGEPSALEAVAALR
- a CDS encoding TrkH family potassium uptake protein, with protein sequence MDSFLRSPFRWLWLRWFSISPAMLLALSFAALIAVGTAGLLWLPGLYTGPRLGFLDALFTMTSAVCVTGLSVVNTATALTLWGQLWLLVFIQLGGLGLVTLTTLVIGALGRRLSLRSEVIVGAPIDYTHRENVLSLTLRVARFTLWVEALGALLLWLLWLPRFGWKDAAWHAVFHSVSAFCNAGFSTFSDSLVGLDESPLSLLVLSFLIILGSLGYLSSEEALRWWRSRDERSRRMSVHTFAALLVTGVLLVGGAVLFALFEWRGTLAHLGYVDRVANAWFMSATARTAGFNSVSYAEVSNASGFFTILLMVVGGSPGSTAGGLKTTTLAVLAALAFTRIRGRRHAELHGRAIPEGTIERTVSLALIAFGVMTAAVFVLSFTEGRGAESVQAARASFLPVFFEVVSAFCTVGLTMDVSPSLTVAGKLQVIALMFVGRLGPLSFFAALSLRARTHLRHVRPAQEDLIVG
- a CDS encoding TetR/AcrR family transcriptional regulator, translating into MATKKRLSGADRRVQLMEVGRGVFAAKGYEATSIEEVAQRAGVSKPIVYEHFGAKEGLYAAIVDREMDDLVSRVSERIATGTPRERFERAVLAFMTYAKEVPAGFAVLTRDSPLTVGRRGLTRVIDDLALRVADIFKVEFEHAGYNPKVAPIYANALLGMVTQVGQWWAEDGRSFSIDHVARHVAALGWMGLRHLPKEPSTSGGRRAPKRRGG